The Sphingomonas sp. G-3-2-10 DNA window AACCCGTGGTTCCGCAATTTCGAGCTGCCGATGACCAAGGGCAAGCCCGCCGAGATTAGGATCGAGTGGGAACCCAATGCCGGCTATCTCGCGCTGTTCCATTCGGACCCCTTGCCGGCGCCCGACCGCAATTCGCTGTGGATGTCGTCCGAAGTGGCCAAGGGGCTCGATTATTATGTCGTGACCGGCGCGAACATGGACGGGGTGATCGCCGGCTATCGCGGGCTGACCGGCAAGGCGGAGATGATGCCGCTCTGGGCCTATGGCTTCTGGCAGAGCCGCCAGCGCTACGAAACGCAGGAACAATTGCTCGGCGTGGTGCGAGAGTATCGCAAGCGCCAGATCCCGATCGACAATATCGTGCAGGACTGGTTCTACTGGCCCGAGGACCAGTGGGGCAGCCACGAGTTCGACAAGAAGCGCTTCCCCGATCCGGTGGGGATGGTGAACGAGGTCCATGCACTGAATGTGCGGATCATGATTTCGGTCTGGCCGAAATTCTATCCGAACACGAAGAACGCTCAGGAGCTTGCGGCCAAAGGCTATCTCTATCGCGGCAATCTGGAGGCGAAGGAGAAGGATTGGGTCGGCCCGGGATATGAGAATACCGATTACGATCCCTATGCCCCCGACGCGCGGCAGATCTATTTCCGGCAGATGCGCGAGCAGCTTGTCGACAAGGGGTTCGACGCGTGGTGGATGGACGCGACCGAGCCGGATATCCATTCCAACCTCTCGATCGAGCAGCGCGCCGAACGCATGGGGCCGACCGCGCAGGGGCCGGGCGCGGCCTTCTTCAACAGCTATCCGCTGGTGCATGGCGAGGGCGTGGCGGACGGGCTTCGCGTGGCGCAGCCGGACAAACGGCCCTTCATCCTGACCCGCTCGGGCTTCGGGGGCACGCAGCGGACCAGCTCCGCGCTCTGGTCGGGCGATGTCGCGGCGCGCTGGGACGATCTGCGCGATCAGATTTCGGCGGGGACCAACCTGTCGATGTCGGGCGTGCCCAACTGGACCCATGATATCGGCGGGTTCGCGGTCGAGGATCGCTACACCCGCGCCGAACCCGAGCATCTGCCCGAGTGGCGCGAACTCAATCTGCGCTGGTTCCAGTTCGGGGTCTTTTCGCCGCTGTTCCGCAGTCATGGCGAGACGCCCAAGCGCGAAATCTACGAGATCGCGGCGGGCGACGACGCGATGTACCAGTCGATGGTCGAGTACACCCGGCTCCGCTACCGGCTGATGCCCTATATCTACACCGTCGCCGCCGATACCTGGCACAAGGACGGCACGATGATGCGCGGGCTGGTGATGGACTTCCCGTCCGACAAGCGCGTGTGGAATATCGACGACGCATACATGTTCGGCCCGGCCTTCCTCGCCGCGCCGGTGACGGTGTTCAAGGCGCGCAGCCGCGACGTGTATCTGCCCGACGGGGCAGGGTGGTACGATTTCGCCACCGGCATTCTCTACAAGGGCGGGCAGGTGGTGAAGGCCGATGCCCCGCGCGAACGGATGCCCCTGTTCGTCCGCGCCGGTTCGATCGTACCGACCGGTCCGGCGACGCAATGGACCGGCGAGCAGCCCGACGGGCCGATCGTGCTCCACGTCTTCACCGGCAATTCGGGCAGCTTCTCGCTGTACGAGGATGACGGCCTGAGCCCCGGCTACAAGAAGGGCCAGTTCGCGCGCGTGCCGCTGCGCTGGGACGAGGGTAGCGCTACGCTGACCATCGGTGCGCGCGAGGGCGGCTATCCGGGGATGGAAAAGAAGCGTGCGATCTCGGTGCGCTTCTATGGCCCGGGCAAGGCGGTAGTGCCGGACTTCGCGGAGAATCCGGCGCTCAGCTTCAGCTATGACGGCAAGGAGATCGTGGTTCGGCGGCCGTAAAGGGGGGACGCAATCGGCGGTCACCGGCGGTGGCTGCCCGGCCGGGTAGAGCATCCCCGGTTGGGCGGCCACTTTGCTTTCGGGGTCAGCGCACCGATCGGGCGAAGACGAGGATCGCGACGAAGCAGCCCGCGGGCACCAGCATCGCCATCGTGATCGAGCTGATGTCCGACACATAGCCCATCAGCGCGGTCAGCACCGCGCCGCCGATGATCGCCATCACCAGCAGCGACGATCCGGCCTTGGTCAGCGGACCGAGGCCGCGGATCGATAGCGCGAAGATCGTCGGGTACATGATCGACATGAACAGGCTGGTCGCGATCAGCGCGGCGAGGCCGGGCGTGCCTCCGGCCAGGACCGCCACGGCGCACAGCAGGACGTTGATGGCGGAGAAGGCGGTCAGCAGCTTCGCGGGCGCGATCCGCTGCATCAGCGCGGCGCCGAGGAAGCGGCCGACGAACAGCAGCACCAGCGACGCGGTGATCGTCTGCGCCGCCAGCTTCTCGGGCGTGCCCGGCAGTTCGACCTGCGTGTAGCGGATCAGATAGCTCCAGATCCCGACCTGTGCGCCGACATAGAAGAATTGCGCGATCACCCCGCCCATGAAGCGCGGCCGGGCGATCAGGGTGCGGTAATCGCCCTTGCTACCGACTTCATCGGCGGCCGGGCCGACAGCCGCGGCAGGGAAACGCACGAACGCGACCAGCGCGGCCCATGCCAGCACGAACAGGCCGATCGCGATATACGGCCCTTTCACCGCCTGGCTTTCGGCGGCGTACCAGCTTTGCAACGCCGTCTCGCTCATTGCCGCGGTCTGTTCGGGCGTGAGTTCGACGCCGGAGAGGATGAAGCTGCTGCCGATCAGCACGCCTGCGATCGAGCCGAGCGGGTTGAAGCTCTGCGCGAAGTTGAGGCGGCTTTCGGCAGTCGCGGGATCGCCCAGCACGGTGATCAGCGGATTGGCCGATGTCTCGAGAAAGGCGAGGCCGCTGGCCAGCACATAGAGGGCGACGAGGAAGAAACCGTAGCTGTGCATGTTGGCGGCGGGGACGAAGAGCAAGGCGCCCGCGCCGAACAGCCACAGGCCGAGCACCACCGCCGCCTTGTAGCCGAAGCGCTTCATGAACAAAGCTGCGGGGATCGCGAAGCAGAAATAGCCGAAATAGAAGGCCGACTGGACAAGACCGGTCTGGAAGTCGCTGAGGGTGAAGGCTTTTTTGAAGTGCTTCATCAGCACGTCGTTGAGATTGTTCGCCGCGCCCCACAGGAAGAACAGGCTGACGATCAGCAGCAGCGGGACGATGTATCTGGCTCGTGCGCCCGCCGCCGGCTGGTTCATATCAATCCTCCCCCGTCGATCCGGACTACCGGTATCATTTCGTCTTTTCTGGCACGCGGCAGCGTGATCGTCAGCCCCGTTCCGAAGCGTTCGGTCTTCAGTCTGCCGCCGCCTACCAGGGTGACGCGGCTGATCTCGGCATCGGGCATCGCGTCCTTGCCGAGTGCGGCGAGGGAGACGGGTTCGTCGGGCCAGACGAGGAAGGCAACGAACAACGCACCGTTCTTCGTGGTATAACGCACGTCGCCGGGCTTGAACTCGACCTTGCCCTCATTGTGCATCCCGCTGCCGAGCTGCGACGGGCCTTCGCCGAACACCCGCCACGGGCGCGAGCCGTAGATCGCGGCGTCGCCGTTGCGCGCCATCCAGCGCGTGATGCCGGCGAGGATCTTCTCCTCCTCGCCGTCGATCGTGCCGTCGCCGCGCATCGGGATCGACAGCAGCAGATTGCCGTTCTTCGACACCACGTCGC harbors:
- a CDS encoding TIM-barrel domain-containing protein, which gives rise to MRQVFLGVAALTLSLYSGTALASDVVQVAHGVVVTPDSGPAKRVRVLAYGDAAFRVTALPVESLDLPASLMVTAKPSGDPQVTTANGVVTLKLPRATAEIRLSDGNVRFRDAAGRIVLTESARGAFGPSATPGYLTIRQQFNRASDEGLYGLGQHQNRQMNYNGEDVELAQHNMDIAIPFVVSTRGYGLLWDNNGITRFGNPTPYAHVGQGLRVANGGKPGWKAEYYLGDRLAVTRQESFIDYQFIKDQKNWPDAAKAQTVATPESGQNTAGQVVGKQHVVWSGTVTPDATGIHKFRLYASSYIKVFVDGKEVVNAWRQNWNPWFRNFELPMTKGKPAEIRIEWEPNAGYLALFHSDPLPAPDRNSLWMSSEVAKGLDYYVVTGANMDGVIAGYRGLTGKAEMMPLWAYGFWQSRQRYETQEQLLGVVREYRKRQIPIDNIVQDWFYWPEDQWGSHEFDKKRFPDPVGMVNEVHALNVRIMISVWPKFYPNTKNAQELAAKGYLYRGNLEAKEKDWVGPGYENTDYDPYAPDARQIYFRQMREQLVDKGFDAWWMDATEPDIHSNLSIEQRAERMGPTAQGPGAAFFNSYPLVHGEGVADGLRVAQPDKRPFILTRSGFGGTQRTSSALWSGDVAARWDDLRDQISAGTNLSMSGVPNWTHDIGGFAVEDRYTRAEPEHLPEWRELNLRWFQFGVFSPLFRSHGETPKREIYEIAAGDDAMYQSMVEYTRLRYRLMPYIYTVAADTWHKDGTMMRGLVMDFPSDKRVWNIDDAYMFGPAFLAAPVTVFKARSRDVYLPDGAGWYDFATGILYKGGQVVKADAPRERMPLFVRAGSIVPTGPATQWTGEQPDGPIVLHVFTGNSGSFSLYEDDGLSPGYKKGQFARVPLRWDEGSATLTIGAREGGYPGMEKKRAISVRFYGPGKAVVPDFAENPALSFSYDGKEIVVRRP
- the fucP gene encoding L-fucose:H+ symporter permease, whose amino-acid sequence is MNQPAAGARARYIVPLLLIVSLFFLWGAANNLNDVLMKHFKKAFTLSDFQTGLVQSAFYFGYFCFAIPAALFMKRFGYKAAVVLGLWLFGAGALLFVPAANMHSYGFFLVALYVLASGLAFLETSANPLITVLGDPATAESRLNFAQSFNPLGSIAGVLIGSSFILSGVELTPEQTAAMSETALQSWYAAESQAVKGPYIAIGLFVLAWAALVAFVRFPAAAVGPAADEVGSKGDYRTLIARPRFMGGVIAQFFYVGAQVGIWSYLIRYTQVELPGTPEKLAAQTITASLVLLFVGRFLGAALMQRIAPAKLLTAFSAINVLLCAVAVLAGGTPGLAALIATSLFMSIMYPTIFALSIRGLGPLTKAGSSLLVMAIIGGAVLTALMGYVSDISSITMAMLVPAGCFVAILVFARSVR